From Zymoseptoria tritici IPO323 chromosome 6, whole genome shotgun sequence, one genomic window encodes:
- a CDS encoding Ca2+-modulated nonselective cation channel polycystin (nonselective cation channel involved in the transduction of a variety of external signal.), whose product MSALDDLKAQQANLQGTSDSMQKISMVDNEVSKKATPAAAKKPVGGTPVKRPSAPAKSSAPAKKPVLGTQSAASTPAKTPGKTPLKAPAGGPTPAKTPVKTPAKQPVKTPAPSKESPAASKKPASSAAPAKKVGEVTSVPERRKPIPPEVREQKKKPAVAPQQAAGGATDKANQAVGRGLKTANKGVDGAASGANKTVGGVTGTIDKTTGNKSAPVTSHVNKVTTGATKTGSDAAKGVSNTATGAARNVSNTATGAVGDLTNTGKETAGAIGRGDIKGVGKGLAKGTGKTVSGVGRGAGATVGGVGKGLDSTVSGLGKNVGDTVGGPVGKTVGNATDNLGKTVSGTTSGLGKTIGDTTGAIGRGDISGVASGATGGVGSTVGGAGKGAGDTVEGVGKSVGGYIPGRAGGAVEGLTKGVGDTVTGVTGGVGEGVGKIGKGDVIGGMSSA is encoded by the exons ATGTCAGCCCTGGACGACCTCAAAGCCCAACAGGCCAATCTTCAAGGTACGTCCG ACTCGATGCAAAAGATCAGCATGGTCGACAACGAAGTTTCCAAGAAAGCCACTCCGGccgcggcgaagaagccggtcGGAGGAACACCCGTCAAGAGACCCTCTGCGCCTGCGAAATCGTCGGCTCCCGCGAAGAAGCCAGTCTTAGGAACACAATCGGCGGCGAGCACACCAGCAAAGACGCCCGGCAAGACCCCTTTGAAGGCGCCTGCAGGTGGTCCAACTCCAGCGAAGACGCCCGTAAAGACTCCAGCGAAACAACCGGTCAAAACTCCAGCACCGTCCAAGGAGAGTCCGGCTGCATCGAAGAAGCCAGCTAGCTCTGCTGCACCTGCAAAGAAGGTAGGAGAGGTCACCTCGGTCCCGGAACGAAGGAAGCCAATCCCGCCGGAAGTACGAGaacagaagaagaagccagcCGTAGCACCGCAGCAAGCAGCCGGCGGAGCGACAGATAAGGCCAATCAGGCCGTTGGGCGGGGATTGAAGACGGCGAATAAAGGCGTCGATGGGGCGGCAAGTGGTGCGAACAAGACTGTCGGCGGCGTGACCG GCACCATCGACAAGACGACCGGCAATAAGTCTGCGCCAGTGACATCTCACGTCAATAAAGTCACCACCGGCGCGACCAAGACTGGCAGTGACGCCGCGAAGGGCGTCAGTAATACCGCCACCGGCGCAGCAAGGAACGTTTCCAACACAGCGACGGGTGCCGTTGGAGATTTGACGAACACCGGTAAAGAGACTGCAGGAGCAATCGGCAGAGGCGACATCAAGGGCGTTGGAAAAGGTCTTGCGAAGGGCACGGGCAAGACCGTCAGCGGTGTTGGCCGAGGC GCTGGTGCGACAGTTGGTGGAGTTGGCAAAGGTCTCGACTCTACTGT CTCCGGGCTAGGCAAGAACGTGGGCGACACAGTCGGGGGACCAGTCGGCAAGACTGTCGGCAACGCAACGG ACAACCTCGGCAAGACCGTCTCGGGAACGACCTCCGGCTTAGGCAAGACCATCGGTGATACCACTGGAGCCATCGGCCGAGGAGACATCAGCGGAGTAGCGTCTGGAGCTACGGGTGGAGTTGGTTCGACCGTAGGAGGAGCTGGGAAGGGAGCTGGAGATACGGTGGAAGGAGTGGGCAAGAGT GTCGGAGGGTACATCCCTGGACGAGCTGGCGGTGCAGTGGAAG GCTTGACCAAAGGCGTAGGCGACACAGTCACAGGAGTGACAGGCGGCGTAGGCGAAGGTGTCGGCAAAATAGGGAAGGGGGACGTGATCGGCGGTATGTCCAGTGCATGA